The proteins below are encoded in one region of Lactuca sativa cultivar Salinas chromosome 3, Lsat_Salinas_v11, whole genome shotgun sequence:
- the LOC111888337 gene encoding probable galacturonosyltransferase-like 9 yields the protein MGRFRFCSRSLNVAIVALFLLSFPFMCFGIRYFPANGEMEVHSGSDVLFGYTEAPEYRNGVGCSRDSIHVAMTIDLEYLRGSIAAVHSVLRHASCPENVFFHFIAAEFDPASPRDLTRLVRSTFPSLNFKVYIFREDTVINLISSSIRIALENPLNYARNYLGDILDPYVDRVIYLDSDVVIVDDIQKLWNITLQKNRIIGAPEYCHTNFTKYFTDSFWSDPMMSRVFGSRKPCYFNTGVMVMDMEKWRKGNYRKRIENWMELQRKKRIYELGSLPPFLLVFGGNIEPIHHRWNQHGLGGDNVKGSCRSLHSGPVSLLHWSGKGKPWVRLDEKRPCPLDHLWEPYDLYKRNHHRHQSAVGSFNFVGYSNYFI from the coding sequence ATGGGTCGTTTTCGATTTTGCAGTCGGTCGTTAAACGTCGCCATTGTCGCCCTTTTCTTGTTATCCTTCCCGTTTATGTGCTTCGGGATTCGTTATTTTCCTGCGAATGGAGAGATGGAGGTTCATTCGGGATCTGATGTTCTGTTTGGATACACTGAAGCGCCGGAATACCGAAACGGCGTAGGCTGCTCACGCGATAGCATTCACGTCGCAATGACGATCGACTTGGAGTACTTACGTGGCTCAATAGCCGCCGTACACTCCGTCCTCCGTCACGCTTCTTGTCCGGAAAACGTGTTTTTCCATTTCATCGCGGCGGAGTTCGACCCGGCGAGTCCAAGGGATTTGACCCGACTTGTCAGATCTACTTTCCCTTCGCTTAACTTCAAGGTGTATATCTTCCGTGAAGACACAGTCATAAATCTGATCTCGTCTTCGATCCGGATCGCACTCGAGAACCCGTTGAACTATGCCCGAAACTATCTCGGCGATATCCTCGACCCGTATGTAGATCGCGTCATTTACCTCGATTCCGACGTCGTTATCGTCGACGACATTCAGAAGCTCTGGAACATCACCTTGCAGAAGAATAGGATCATCGGAGCACCGGAGTATTGCCATACAAACTTCACCAAGTACTTCACCGATAGCTTCTGGTCCGACCCGATGATGTCCCGGGTATTCGGGTCGAGAAAACCCTGTTACTTCAACACCGGCGTAATGGTAATGGACATGGAAAAATGGCGAAAAGGGAATTACCGGAAAAGGATCGAGAACTGGATGGAACTCCAAAGAAAGAAACGAATCTATGAATTGGGTTCTTTGCCGCCGTTCTTACTGGTTTTCGGCGGCAACATTGAGCCGATCCACCACCGGTGGAACCAACACGGCCTCGGCGGAGATAATGTGAAAGGAAGCTGCCGGTCGCTGCATTCCGGTCCGGTGAGCTTGTTGCATTGGAGTGGTAAAGGGAAACCGTGGGTGAGACTGGATGAGAAGAGACCGTGTCCGTTGGATCATCTGTGGGAGCCGTACGATCTTTACAAACGTAATCATCACCGTCATCAATCAGCCGTTGGATCTTTCAATTTCGTTGGGTATTCCAATTATTTCATTTAA